Proteins encoded within one genomic window of Cucumis sativus cultivar 9930 chromosome 3, Cucumber_9930_V3, whole genome shotgun sequence:
- the LOC101208119 gene encoding uncharacterized protein LOC101208119 — translation MAAAEARAAFQRTVNRCFVQEDAKRAPRLACCQSSSSTSKQVDSGPANAAADGPDQPSTGFMPSSRASSYSNLLPDSKWWLQTQSSYGFQKIFTLEHINPLEAGNETSKSGTEKSCTSSDIHRPEGSNTVCGVDDFSRSSLDTDHGVSGLCTKRVTTILNEDIKTLEGTDSQECVGSVDMKADFECLEKDSFNSKTVSKNQDEFYFDPDSPWIQEEKAEPWWWITDKDELAYWVAQKSLDHIENCDLPPPKKTCLSFKRCPYAKKQCYEHNTNLVSTFESTHQNCGLDFCRFGRTQRDLSESIEQGNLLHLSHKSSSCTNPDDLTKTMQTSEDNTSKAELMDALLHSQTRAREAEIAAKRAYAEKEHIVELFVRQATQLFAYKQWFQLLQLESLQIKNSNQPMSNLFPLVLPWKSYKNMVSHKRWRRVTGQKRVEQDQRKSDISTYAVAFALGLSLVSAGLLLGWTVGWMLPSF, via the exons ATGGCGGCAGCAGAAGCAAGGGCTGCTTTTCAGAGGACAGTTAATCGTTGCTTTGTCCAAGAAGATGCCAAAAGAGCTCCCAGATTAGCTTGCTGTCAGTCATCATCTTCAACATCCAAACAGGTTGATTCTGGACCTGCCAATGCAGCAGCAGATGGGCCAGATCAACCTTCTACTGGATTTATGCCTTCTAGCAGAGCTTCCTCATATTCGAATCTGCTTCCTGACTCAAAATGGTGGCTTCAGACGCAATCTAGTTATGGATTCCAAAAGATTTTCACCCTAGAACACATTAATCCTTTAGAGGCTGGCAATGAAACTTCAAAATCTGGTACTGAAAAATCATGTACTTCAAGTGATATTCATCGACCTGAAGGTAGCAATACTGTTTGTGGAGTTGATGATTTTAGCAGGTCTTCTCTAGATACTGATCATGGTGTCTCTGGGCTTTGTACAAAGAGAGTGACTACAATTTTGAATGAAGACATTAAAACCTTGGAAGGCACAGATTCTCAAGAATGTGTTGGTAGTGTAGATATGAAAGCAGACTTCGAGTGTTTAGAAAAGGATTCTTTCAACAGCAAAACAGTTTCCAAAAATCAAGATGAGTTTTACTTTGATCCAGATTCTCCTTGGATTCAAGAGGAAAAGGCTGAGCCGTGGTGGTGGATAACAGATAAAGATGAATTGGCCTATTGGGTTGCACAGAAATCTCTTGATCATATCGAGAATTGTGATCTTCCACCTCCTAAAAAAACTTGCTTGAGCTTTAAGAGATGCCCTTATGCTAAAAAACAATGCTATGAACACAATACAAATTTGGTTTCTACCTTCGAGTCAACCCACCAAAATTGTGGATTGGATTTTTGTCGTTTTGGCAGAACACAGAGAGACCTGAGTGAATCAATTGAACAAGGGAACTTGCTTCATTTATCTCATAAATCTTCTAG CTGTACAAATCCCGACGACTTGACAAAAACAATGCAAACTTCTGAGGATAATACTAGCAAAGCTGAACTAATGGATGCACTGCTACATTCTCAAACACGTGCTAGGGAAGCCGAGATTGCAGCAAAGCGAGCTTATGCCGAGAAGGAGCATATAGTTGAGCTTTTCGTCAGACAAGCAACCCAACTCTTTGCATATAAGCAGTGGTTTCAACTGCTGCAGCTAGAAAGCCTGCAGATCAAGAACAGCAATCAGCCGATGTCCAATCTTTTTCCTTTGGTTCTTCCATGGAAGTCCTACAAGAATATGGTGTCTCATAAGCGATGGCGGAGAGTCACTGGGCAGAAAAGAGTCGAGCAGGATCAGCGTAAAAGTGATATTTCTACTTATGCTGTTGCTTTTGCTCTAGGATTGAGCCTGGTCAGTGCAGGTTTGCTTTTGGGATGGACTGTAGGGTGGATGCTTCCCTCTTTCTAG
- the LOC101208361 gene encoding uncharacterized protein At4g00950 isoform X1 — MNKLYGTKPIATPNSSQYITERERERERREKMGSEAKLRRDYEVPKLPLLAITAMESPDRSGMLTPPMYSSVSVPFRWEEEPGKPRFCFNSLNIPTQTQTQTYSLELPPRLLLMDPKISKLSPPIPSQKGFFQFHKHCCSSFRFDKTQLGAMVLRKRGVLIEKEWFCWLGKLSFRSKGEVGSDYGAVFPSSLDKEKSSSRMKVAVNQKGGSFSSCFVQAKTEFWELQGNIGEGFKQINIPWKSKRA, encoded by the exons atgaataaattatatggtACTAAGCCAATTGCCACCCCAAATTCTAGTCAGTACAtaacagagagagagagagagagagagagaagggagAAAATGGGAAGTGAAGCAAAGCTAAGGCGAGATTATGAAGTACCAAAGCTTCCATTACTTGCAATTACAGCAATGGAGTCTCCAGATCGTTCTGGAATGCTAACCCCACCAATGTATTCCTCAGTTTCAGTCCCATTTCGATGGGAAGAAGAACCTGGCAAGCCCAGGTTTTGTTTCAATTCTCTTAACATTCCCActcaaactcaaactcaaacatATTCCCTTGAACTTCCACCAAGATTGTTACTAATGGATCCCAAAATCTCAAAACTCTCTCCTCCCATCCCCTCTCAGAAAGGGTTTTTCCAGTTTCATAAGCACTGTTGTAGCTCATTCAGATTTGATAAAACTCAGCTTGGAGCTATGGTTTTGAGAAAGAGAGGAGTGTTAATTGAGAAGGAATGGTTTTGTTGGTTGGGAAAATTGAGTTTTAGGAGCAAAGGGGAAGTTGGGTCTGACTATGGTGCTgtatttccttcttctttggaTAAGGAGAAAAGCAGTTCAAGGATGAAAGTTGCTGTGAACCAGAAAGGTGGGagcttttcttcttgttttgtCCAAGCCAAGACTGAGTTTTGG GAATTGCAGGGAAACATAGGGGAAGGGTTTAAACAGATCAACATTCCATGGAAGAGCAAAAGAGCATAA
- the LOC101208361 gene encoding uncharacterized protein At4g00950 isoform X4, with protein MNKLYGTKPIATPNSSQYITERERERERREKMGSEAKLRRDYEVPKLPLLAITAMESPDRSGMLTPPMYSSVSVPFRWEEEPGKPRFCFNSLNIPTQTQTQTYSLELPPRLLLMDPKISKLSPPIPSQKGFFQFHKHCCSSFRFDKTQLGAMVLRKRGVLIEKEWFCWLGKLSFRSKGEVGSDYGAVFPSSLDKEKSSSRMKVAVNQKGKHRGRV; from the exons atgaataaattatatggtACTAAGCCAATTGCCACCCCAAATTCTAGTCAGTACAtaacagagagagagagagagagagagagaagggagAAAATGGGAAGTGAAGCAAAGCTAAGGCGAGATTATGAAGTACCAAAGCTTCCATTACTTGCAATTACAGCAATGGAGTCTCCAGATCGTTCTGGAATGCTAACCCCACCAATGTATTCCTCAGTTTCAGTCCCATTTCGATGGGAAGAAGAACCTGGCAAGCCCAGGTTTTGTTTCAATTCTCTTAACATTCCCActcaaactcaaactcaaacatATTCCCTTGAACTTCCACCAAGATTGTTACTAATGGATCCCAAAATCTCAAAACTCTCTCCTCCCATCCCCTCTCAGAAAGGGTTTTTCCAGTTTCATAAGCACTGTTGTAGCTCATTCAGATTTGATAAAACTCAGCTTGGAGCTATGGTTTTGAGAAAGAGAGGAGTGTTAATTGAGAAGGAATGGTTTTGTTGGTTGGGAAAATTGAGTTTTAGGAGCAAAGGGGAAGTTGGGTCTGACTATGGTGCTgtatttccttcttctttggaTAAGGAGAAAAGCAGTTCAAGGATGAAAGTTGCTGTGAACCAGAAAG GGAAACATAGGGGAAGGGTTTAA
- the LOC101208601 gene encoding exportin-2: MEWNPETLQLLSQCFLHTLSPAPGPRRSAEASLAEAADRPNYGLAVLRLVAEPSVDEQIRQAAAVNFKNHLRVRWAPGAPDESNASPLGPIPDSEKEQIKALIVPLMLSSTQRIQSQLSEALALISKHDFPKSWPSLLPELVVSLQKACQASDYASVNGILGTANSIFKKFRYQYKTNDLLLDLKYCLDNFAAPLLEIFLKTAALIDSAVSSGALAATLRPLFESQRLCCRIFFSLNFQELPEFFEDHMKEWMGEFRKYLTMNYPALENSGTDGVALVDELRAAVCENINLYMEKNEEEFQGYLNDFALAVWGLLGNVSQSSSRDQLAVTAMKFLTTVSTSVHHTLFAGEGVIPEICKSIVIPNVRLRDEDEELFDMNYVEFIRRDMEGSDLDTRRRIACELLKGIATNYKKQVTDMVSSQIQNLLNSFGLNPALNWKDKDCAIYLVVSLSTKKAGGSSVSTDLIDVQNFFGSVIIPELKNSDVNGLPMLKAGALKFLAVFRNLISKPIALQMFPDLVRFLGSESNVVHSYAAICIEKLLLVKEDSGVARYSSLDIAPIFPEMMTKLFNAFKFPESEENQYIMKCIMRVLGVADISREVAGPCIVGLTSILNEVCRNPKNPVFNHYMFESVALLIRRACERDPSLISHFETNLFPSLQMILANDVTEFFPYAFQLLAQLVELNNPPIPASYVQIFEILLSPESWKRASNVPALVRLLQAFLQKAPHELNQVGRLSQVLGIFSNLVSSPSTAEQGFYVLNTVIDSLEYSVIEQYIGHIWAVLFGQLQSRRTVKFIKSLLIFMSLFLVKHGQKNLLDTINSVQNGIFIQILRQFWIPNLKLITGAIELKLTAVASTRLICECPALLDPAFVEDWGKMLDSIVTLLSRPEQERVDEEPEMPDISENVGYSASFVRLYNAGKKEDDPLKDIKDPKQFLIASLSKLSSLSPGRYPQVISQYLDPTNQSALLQFCRSYNCPIA, translated from the coding sequence ATGGAGTGGAACCCAGAAACCCTACAGCTTCTCTCTCAGTGTTTTCTTCACACTCTTTCTCCAGCCCCTGGCCCCCGCCGCAGTGCTGAAGCTTCTCTTGCTGAAGCCGCCGACCGTCCCAACTACGGTCTTGCTGTTCTTCGTCTCGTCGCTGAACCATCTGTCGATGAACAGATCCGTCAAGCCGCCGCCGTCAACTTCAAAAACCATTTACGGGTTCGATGGGCACCTGGAGCGCCCGACGAGTCAAATGCTTCTCCCTTGGGTCCGATTCCCGATTCTGAGAAGGAACAAATTAAAGCCCTAATTGTACCGCTTATGCTATCCTCTACTCAACGAATCCAGAGTCAGCTGAGCGAGGCTTTGGCTTTGATTAGCAAACACGACTTTCCGAAATCGTGGCCTTCTTTGCTCCCGGAGCTCGTTGTAAGTCTGCAGAAGGCGTGTCAGGCTTCCGATTATGCATCTGTTAACGGTATTCTTGGTACTGcaaattctatatttaaaaagtttcgGTATCAATATAAAACCAATGATCTTTTGCTTGACTTGAAGTATTGTCTGGACAATTTTGCCGCACCCTTATTagaaatttttcttaaaactgCTGCTTTAATTGATTCTGCGGTGAGCTCGGGCGCATTGGCGGCCACCTTACGGCCATTGTTTGAGTCCCAGAGGCTTTGTTGTAGAATTTTTTTCTCGTTGAATTTTCAAGAGCTTCCCGAGTTCTTCGAGGATCATATGAAAGAATGGATGGGTGAATTCCGGAAATATCTAACTATGAATTATCCTGCGCTTGAAAACAGTGGCACCGATGGGGTTGCTCTGGTTGATGAGCTTCGTGCTGCAGTTTGCGAGAATATTAATCTTTATATggaaaagaatgaagaagagtTCCAGGGGTACTTAAATGATTTTGCTCTAGCAGTTTGGGGCTTACTGGGGAACGTATCTCAGTCGTCAAGCCGAGACCAGCTGGCTGTTACAGCAATGAAGTTTTTGACTACTGTTAGCACGAGTGTACACCACACTTTATTTGCTGGCGAGGGAGTGATACCTGAGATTTGTAAGAGCATAGTAATTCCCAATGTAAGGCTGAGGGACGAAGATGAGGAACTATTTGATATGAACTATGTAGAATTCATTAGGAGGGACATGGAAGGTAGCGATTTGGATACTAGGAGGAGGATAGCTTGTGAGCTTCTCAAAGGAATTGCAACCAATTACAAAAAACAGGTGACAGACATGGTATCCTCTCAGATTCAAAACTTACTCAATTCATTTGGGCTAAATCCTGCTCTGAATTGGAAAGATAAAGATTGTGCGATATATTTGGTTGTTTCACTTTCCACAAAGAAAGCTGGGGGCTCTTCTGTTTCCACCGATCTTATAGATGTTCAAAATTTCTTTGGTTCAGTAATCATTCCAGAACTGAAAAATTCTGATGTTAATGGTCTACCAATGCTCAAGGCAGGGGCGCTCAAGTTCCTTGCTGTGTTCCGTAATCTGATATCAAAACCTATTGCCTTACAAATGTTTCCTGATTTGGTTCGATTCCTTGGTTCTGAGTCAAATGTGGTTCATTCCTATGCCGCAATttgtattgaaaaattattgctGGTCAAGGAGGATTCAGGTGTGGCCAGGTATAGCTCTCTGGATATAGCTCCGATTTTTCCTGAGATGATGACTAAACTCTTTAATGCCTTTAAGTTTCCCGAATCTGAAGAGAACCAATACATTATGAAGTGTATAATGAGAGTTCTTGGTGTTGCTGACATATCTCGTGAAGTTGCTGGACCATGCATTGTCGGGTTGACTTCTATTTTGAATGAAGTGTGCAGAAACCCCAAAAATCCCGTTTTTAACCACTATATGTTTGAATCTGTGGCCCTTCTGATTAGAAGGGCTTGTGAAAGGGATCCCTCTTTAATATCACATTTTGAGACAAACCTATTTCCCAGCCTTCAAATGATTCTAGCCAATGATGTTACGGAGTTCTTCCCTTATGCTTTTCAACTGTTAGCACAACTTGTTGAATTGAATAATCCTCCTATTCCAGCAAGCTATGTTCAGATTTTTGAGATCCTACTGTCGCCTGAATCTTGGAAAAGAGCCTCTAATGTCCCTGCACTTGTACGGTTACTTCAGGCTTTCCTTCAAAAGGCACCTCATGAACTTAATCAAGTTGGGCGCCTGAGTCAGGTTCTTGGAATATTTAGTAATCTAGTCTCATCTCCAAGCACTGCAGAGCAAGGCTTTTATGTGCTCAACACTGTTATCGATTCTCTTGAGTACAGTGTGATTGAACAGTACATTGGCCACATCTGGGCTGTTCTTTTTGGACAGCTCCAAAGTAGACGGACAGTAAAGTTCATCAAATCACTTTTGATTTTCATGTCCCTTTTTCTTGTTAAACATGGTCAAAAGAATCTTTTGGATACTATCAACAGTGTTCAGAATGGCATATTTATCCAGATCTTGAGACAGTTTTGGATCCCtaatcttaaattaataactGGGGCCATTGAACTTAAGTTAACTGCAGTTGCTTCAACCAGACTTATCTGTGAGTGTCCAGCACTTTTGGATCCTGCATTTGTTGAAGACTGGGGGAAAATGCTGGATAGCATTGTTACCCTTCTTTCTCGACCTGAACAGGAGAGGGTTGATGAGGAGCCAGAGATGCCCGATATTTCTGAAAATGTTGGTTATAGTGCAAGCTTTGTTCGTCTATACAATGCAGGGAAGAAGGAGGATGATCCTCTGAAAGATATTAAGGATCCAAAGCAATTTCTGATAGCATCTTTGTCTAAGCTTTCCAGTCTTTCTCCTGGGAGATATCCCCAAGTCATCAGTCAGTATCTTGACCCTACAAATCAATCTGCATTGCTGCAGTTTTGCAGATCTTATAATTGCCCAATTGCTTGA
- the LOC101208361 gene encoding uncharacterized protein At4g00950 isoform X2, translated as MNKLYGTKPIATPNSSQYITERERERERREKMGSEAKLRRDYEVPKLPLLAITAMESPDRSGMLTPPMYSSVSVPFRWEEEPGKPRFCFNSLNIPTQTQTQTYSLELPPRLLLMDPKISKLSPPIPSQKGFFQFHKHCCSSFRFDKTQLGAMVLRKRGVLIEKEWFCWLGKLSFRSKGEVGSDYGAVFPSSLDKEKSSSRMKVAVNQKGGSFSSCFVQAKTEFWGNIGEGFKQINIPWKSKRA; from the exons atgaataaattatatggtACTAAGCCAATTGCCACCCCAAATTCTAGTCAGTACAtaacagagagagagagagagagagagagaagggagAAAATGGGAAGTGAAGCAAAGCTAAGGCGAGATTATGAAGTACCAAAGCTTCCATTACTTGCAATTACAGCAATGGAGTCTCCAGATCGTTCTGGAATGCTAACCCCACCAATGTATTCCTCAGTTTCAGTCCCATTTCGATGGGAAGAAGAACCTGGCAAGCCCAGGTTTTGTTTCAATTCTCTTAACATTCCCActcaaactcaaactcaaacatATTCCCTTGAACTTCCACCAAGATTGTTACTAATGGATCCCAAAATCTCAAAACTCTCTCCTCCCATCCCCTCTCAGAAAGGGTTTTTCCAGTTTCATAAGCACTGTTGTAGCTCATTCAGATTTGATAAAACTCAGCTTGGAGCTATGGTTTTGAGAAAGAGAGGAGTGTTAATTGAGAAGGAATGGTTTTGTTGGTTGGGAAAATTGAGTTTTAGGAGCAAAGGGGAAGTTGGGTCTGACTATGGTGCTgtatttccttcttctttggaTAAGGAGAAAAGCAGTTCAAGGATGAAAGTTGCTGTGAACCAGAAAGGTGGGagcttttcttcttgttttgtCCAAGCCAAGACTGAGTTTTGG GGAAACATAGGGGAAGGGTTTAAACAGATCAACATTCCATGGAAGAGCAAAAGAGCATAA
- the LOC101208361 gene encoding uncharacterized protein At4g00950 isoform X3: protein MNKLYGTKPIATPNSSQYITERERERERREKMGSEAKLRRDYEVPKLPLLAITAMESPDRSGMLTPPMYSSVSVPFRWEEEPGKPRFCFNSLNIPTQTQTQTYSLELPPRLLLMDPKISKLSPPIPSQKGFFQFHKHCCSSFRFDKTQLGAMVLRKRGVLIEKEWFCWLGKLSFRSKGEVGSDYGAVFPSSLDKEKSSSRMKVAVNQKGIAGKHRGRV from the exons atgaataaattatatggtACTAAGCCAATTGCCACCCCAAATTCTAGTCAGTACAtaacagagagagagagagagagagagagaagggagAAAATGGGAAGTGAAGCAAAGCTAAGGCGAGATTATGAAGTACCAAAGCTTCCATTACTTGCAATTACAGCAATGGAGTCTCCAGATCGTTCTGGAATGCTAACCCCACCAATGTATTCCTCAGTTTCAGTCCCATTTCGATGGGAAGAAGAACCTGGCAAGCCCAGGTTTTGTTTCAATTCTCTTAACATTCCCActcaaactcaaactcaaacatATTCCCTTGAACTTCCACCAAGATTGTTACTAATGGATCCCAAAATCTCAAAACTCTCTCCTCCCATCCCCTCTCAGAAAGGGTTTTTCCAGTTTCATAAGCACTGTTGTAGCTCATTCAGATTTGATAAAACTCAGCTTGGAGCTATGGTTTTGAGAAAGAGAGGAGTGTTAATTGAGAAGGAATGGTTTTGTTGGTTGGGAAAATTGAGTTTTAGGAGCAAAGGGGAAGTTGGGTCTGACTATGGTGCTgtatttccttcttctttggaTAAGGAGAAAAGCAGTTCAAGGATGAAAGTTGCTGTGAACCAGAAAG GAATTGCAGGGAAACATAGGGGAAGGGTTTAA